In Torulaspora delbrueckii CBS 1146 chromosome 1, complete genome, one genomic interval encodes:
- the AHC2 gene encoding Ahc2p (similar to Saccharomyces cerevisiae AHC2 (YCR082W); ancestral locus Anc_6.358) — protein sequence MLTSQAVCDSVREFQRQELAQNDDYSTLAQHKGHLEARLLRHQYLSKRLQLLYAQIDKTRNYQEFVDVLMNSRSLLREIFTMEAQGRRANSAEPEVDWSKFGVDLQAYVGNDDQLLALYNDGLL from the coding sequence ATGTTGACTTCACAGGCGGTGTGCGACTCGGTTCGGGAGtttcaaagacaagaaCTAGCACAAAACGACGATTACTCGACGCTCGCTCAACACAAGGGCCACTTAGAGGCCCGTTTACTGCGGCACCAGTATCTGAGTAAACGATTACAGTTGCTGTATGCGCAGATCGATAAGACCCGTAATTATCAGGAATTTGTGGACGTTTTGATGAACAGCAGGTCACTGCTCAGGGAGATATTCACGATGGAGGCCCAGGGTAGGCGTGCAAATAGTGCAGAACCGGAAGTGGACTGGTCCAAGTTCGGTGTTGATCTGCAAGCGTATGTAGGCAATGATGACCAATTGCTCGCGCTTTACAACGATGGCCTTCTTTAG
- the ZRG17 gene encoding Zn(2+) transporter ZRG17 (similar to Saccharomyces cerevisiae ZRG17 (YNR039C); ancestral locus Anc_6.357) has product METPVMNSILEEDSPPGAGNEFFTPMVQGKTEERPSTHTRPFFASPSLSRPSSSAFYSAKDGNNSSSSLIYNPTFTFGETTANAPPVQPSESRRHSLKYVPGPQLAPPTSRNRSPTRSGSPEPRRKNLDSPFNFGTQVTNASRTSFRKGHRYKHSSVSMNFFQEPEVNIPLNIAKSLPIPDLNDLLKNLSWPRAHTQLLITLLQFVACIVTFQLGHTKSWSNFITLSHFITYDIIGSLIIIVVENLSHFEVWSTGTITFPFGLNRIDVASSFASAVSLCFVGLDLVFHMIEEFIVFFVETAEDAENHEEIASSIPHSHHSEGLELTADDFNLWYLVLFMNFTLSFLSLWKTFYANKNSKLKTKNPLITISYTFYLAIYPSLFPALHAISDYLAATLIAIFILVHGLTIAEWTSTILLLGFSTTTIPASTLVHNPTDDSSTKSKTKSITTTLNLSTQEPAVLKSKIKEEIEKLTEFVAKCDLKHEDLVIAKVNFNLYIVLIKLTLKGGSNDDELNLRLAIDKCIKKVLPSSETTIEVDRI; this is encoded by the coding sequence ATGGAGACGCCAGTTATGAACTCCATCCTGGAGGAAGACTCACCGCCCGGAGCGGGGAACGAGTTTTTCACTCCCATGGTACAGGGTAAAACTGAAGAAAGGCCTTCGACGCATACGCGCCCGTTCTTTGCTTCGCCTTCCTTGAGTCGCCCTAGTTCTTCAGCTTTTTATTCGGCAAAGGACGGTAACAATTCCAGCTCAAGTCTGATTTACAATCCAACTTTTACATTTGGAGAAACGACTGCAAATGCTCCGCCGGTACAACCCTCCGAGTCTCGTAGAcactctttgaaatacgTTCCAGGTCCTCAATTAGCTCCTCCTACATCAAGAAATAGGTCCCCTACCAGGTCTGGGTCCCCTGAGCCACGCAGGAAGAATCTCGATTCGCCATTCAATTTTGGTACACAGGTGACCAATGCCTCTAGAACATCATTCCGTAAAGGTCATCGTTATAAGCATTCTTCGGTCTCTATGAATTTCTTCCAGGAGCCAGAAGTAAACATTCCCTTAAACATTGCTAAATCTTTGCCAATTCCCGATCTCAATGATCTGCTGAAAAACTTGTCGTGGCCCAGAGCACATACCCAGTTGTTAATAACACTTTTGCAATTTGTCGCATGTATTGTAACCTTTCAGTTAGGTCATACCAAATCATGGAGCAATTTTATCACACTTTCGCATTTTATCACTTACGACATTATCGGGTCACTGATTATAATAGTTGTGGAAAACTTATCGCATTTTGAAGTTTGGTCTACAGGTACTATCACATTCCCATTTGGACTCAACAGAATCGATGTAGCGTCCAGTTTTGCCTCGGCAGTCTCTCTATGCTTCGTTGGGTTGGACCTTGTTTTCCACATGATCGAAGAGTTCATCGTATTTTTCGTCGAAACAGCTGAAGACGCAGAAAACCATGAGGAGATTGCATCTTCCATCCCACATTCACACCATTCCGAGGGTCTTGAGTTGACTGCGGATGATTTTAACCTTTGGTATTTGGTCTTATTCATGAATTTCACACTATCCTTCCTATCACTTTGGAAGACATTTTATGCAAACAAGAACTCGAAATTGAAGACCAAGAATCCACTCATTACTATCTCATACACTTTTTACCTCGCGATATACCCTTCTTTGTTCCCTGCCCTTCATGCGATCTCGGATTATCTGGCAGCTACCTTAATTGCAATCTTCATTCTCGTACATGGTCTCACAATTGCCGAATGGACATCGACGATTTTACTTCTAGGATTTTCAACCACAACAATACCCGCATCGACGTTGGTACACAATCCAACAGATGATTCATCTACAAAAAGTAAGACTAAGTCGATCACGACTACGCTAAACTTATCCACTCAAGAGCCTGCTGTactaaaatcaaagattAAGGAAGAGATCGAAAAATTAACAGAGTTTGTCGCAAAGTGTGACTTGAAGCATGAAGATCTCGTTATTGCAAAagtcaatttcaatttgtaCATAGTACTGATCAAGTtaactttgaaaggtggctccaatgatgatgaactgAATTTACGTTTGGCCATCGATAAATGCATAAAGAAGGTATTACCTTCTTCTGAGACCACTATTGAAGTAGATAGAATTTAG
- the DBP6 gene encoding putative ATP-dependent RNA helicase DBP6 (similar to Saccharomyces cerevisiae DBP6 (YNR038W); ancestral locus Anc_6.355), translating into MFAVRFDPNNVAQVIDQSEGSSVVPLKRGRTQEDDGEEMDDNNKAELEEEELEIQPTSSEEELDKEVGIEEVEDDDVEMQGTEEIPKKHSSIMSRFTQTISLQDKIAKEEIIDGEQNVSQVEVPEHALEHIPQPAIVRDEYAQQISKEHKSVAWFNTAKVHYDNSMVKTFTCFADEMQPKLLQNVEKYFSANSFPIQTALLENLLPILNFSLSTTKKHLTRRVGDVLVNASTGSGKTLAYSIPIVQLLSKRTVNRLRALIIVPTKLLINQVYDTINKLAQGTGLIISISKLENSLKEEHKKFMQSEPDVLIITPGRLVDHLQMKSISMKNLQMLILDEADHLLNQSFQNWCPRLLSQITAEKHDQRPGNVIKMVFSATLTTNTEKLHGLNLNNPRLFIMDSVKLYSLPEKLQEYIVNIPTSKSLYKPLILLHLLDHMKSAKVLVFVKSNEASLRLACLLNILIDQNLAQRHIVETINSNNSKGENKRLVNKFASAECESKNRILITTDLMSRGIDINDISDVINYDLPISSQQYVHRCGRTARAQSKGNAYNLLVGKGERDFWKDQIDEDMSREVNGLPPQNWGEEIISSDANSKPSDALINISTEEEDRYKHSLELLKEKATKKNA; encoded by the coding sequence ATGTTCGCTGTAAGGTTTGATCCCAATAATGTGGCTCAAGTGATTGACCAGAGCGAGGGCAGTTCGGTCGTTCCTTTGAAGAGAGGAAGAACTCAGGAAGATGACGGTGAAGAGATGGACGATAACAATAAGGCTGAGCTTGAAGAGGAGGAGCTTGAAATACAGCCAACAAGTAGTGAAGAGGAGTTAGATAAGGAAGTCGGAATTGAggaagttgaagatgatgatgtcGAGATGCAAGGGACGGAAGAAATTCCAAAAAAGCACAGCTCGATCATGTCGAGGTTTACGCAGACTATATCGTTACAGGATAAAATTGCAAAGGAAGAGATAATCGATGGAGAACAAAATGTCTCGCAAGTGGAGGTTCCAGAGCATGCTTTAGAGCACATTCCCCAACCTGCTATTGTAAGAGACGAATATGCGCAGCAAATATCAAAAGAGCACAAGTCAGTCGCATGGTTTAACACTGCCAAAGTCCACTACGATAACTCCATGGTCAAGACATTCACTTGTTTTGCTGACGAGATGCAGCCCAAACTGTTGCAAAACGTTGAGAAATACTTCTCTGCTaattcttttccaattcaAACCGCACTACTAGAGAATCTTTTACCAATACTGAACTTCTCGCTGAGTACCACAAAGAAACATCTGACAAGAAGGGTTGGAGACGTGCTGGTGAACGCTTCTACAGGTTCCGGTAAAACATTGGCTTATTCCATCCCAATCGTGCAATTACTCTCCAAAAGAACTGTAAATAGGCTCAGGGCATTGATCATCGTCCCGACAAAACTTCTGATTAACCAAGTTTACGACACAATAAACAAGTTGGCGCAGGGAACTGGTCTCATCATAAGCATTTCCAAACTAGAAAATTCGCTCAAAGAAGAGCACAAAAAGTTTATGCAATCTGAACCTGATGTGCTCATCATCACACCTGGTAGACTAGTGGATCATTTGCAAATGAAATCAATAAGCatgaaaaatttgcaaatgCTCATTCtggatgaagcagatcACTTACTCAACCAGTCATTCCAAAATTGGTGTCCAAGACTGTTGAGCCAAATCACCGCAGAAAAACACGACCAGCGACCAGGAAATGTTATCAAGATGGTCTTCAGTGCCACTCTAACAACTAATACCGAAAAGTTACATGGGCTAAATCTCAACAATCCGAGGTTGTTCATTATGGACTCCGTAAAACTATACAGCCTGCCAGAAAAATTGCAGGAATACATTGTCAACATACCTACATCGAAGAGTCTGTACAAGCCGCTGATACTGCTTCATCTGCTCGATCACATGAAGTCTGCCAAGGTCCTAGTGTTCGTGAAATCCAACGAAGCTTCTCTGAGATTGGCCTGCTTATTAAACATTTTAATAGACCAAAATTTGGCTCAACGACACATCGTGGAAACTATCAATTCAAACAACAGTAAAGGTGAAAACAAAAGACTAGTAAACAAATTCGCAAGCGCTGAATGTGAGTCCAAGAACAGAATTTTGATCACCACAGATTTGATGTCCAGAGGTATCGATATCAACGATATATCTGATGTTATCAACTACGACCTACCTATATCCTCACAACAATACGTCCATCGTTGTGGTAGAACGGCAAGAGCACAGTCCAAGGGTAACGCCTACAACCTTTTGGTAGGTAAAGGTGAAAGAGATTTCTggaaagatcaaattgatgaggATATGAGCAGAGAGGTTAACGGCCTTCCACCCCAGAACTGGGGAGAAGAAATAATCTCGTCTGATGCTAACAGTAAACCATCTGATGCTTTAATAAATATCTcaacagaggaagaagatcgCTACAAGCACTCTCTCGAATTACTGAAAGAGAAAGCGACAAAGAAGAACGCTTGA
- the SRB8 gene encoding Srb8p (similar to Saccharomyces cerevisiae SRB8 (YCR081W); ancestral locus Anc_6.356), whose protein sequence is MSPSKYILTAPDDLHPYVPVNESHQNPEYPDFEPWKHTKEEDQILLNFVAKGFYTTSKVNFESISARSSLQESLPKLSDQLADQFSRVLRIREEEINRIPATDGRSQPSFNELCGPGFLLPSRVTLTEHRRELWLQELGSSFASLPKLSKHIPHGLKRRQVLEQCCAKQIPLKRAIWLIKCCYSMEWKIKTSKSKDSEDGRTLQPLLTKEWTDNFVYILEKLIFEMVQYDSDPAQLKRWRAEVGYFLKLLGNCYTLELIDKEVFHHWLVEFGAKVKNFEFLPLTLHILMVFWEGICGSGKGEGYNAQPLFLVSKVTEMLLSKYHMVSQNKSMINDEKYIINDIKKNGKIKDSILSTLKMLIRRVFENNSLEAFIFSHSSWDLYKPILYDITSTASNECPELTNETRKKLELISYRNESLRIRKPLVPAENGGEDTEPSGSNILKLRSVDIDLTAKLDDNPVDFDWASYLDRNMLHVTQIRQLFFWAIHPSRTTHYEANQLVAKIILLKINTVEAFQEYAVEDVIWSLVFQLAKLDRSTRSMTVALPSMYRLLNILITYGILKVPAYIRKLISSGILYLPESNDKLVHCDVLINLKISPLMKSQYNMVLRNVMEYDPSYFEKYNFDILLEKAESLKQVISGKENPDMGEYPLNIKIMTAEWYLTRICSGGPTSVDKSTLIKNFQIFCVRLDATHYFYKWIEFIVYHQLLDSIEALEALMDIMLCFGKLFSQFINDHILFTKTFILIYTKDLKNKDPNAYAVTSFMPFWKFFIKNFSSALNIDEDLRTELSAVHEEEKAKVERLGKNKQDALNVYLALNEQALKNVSWNFTEIFQTSLRGFLEGKDIASQRRPRGNLLLLMSTNIKEYNKFMSIFLKRKAFKRENLLNLIASKLLTFEQVQNVLDLATVLNLLPIDSTEHGLYFEYHKEQYILNNFETVLVACQKDFSHYYGTFLDVLLKYGTRSKFASVSNKMIARVLKNNPVTHNQILQDMLLYGVSKEEEDDDSTIDEPKAAALYSMLNFTNLWIFQAYTNYQVELISNSDASSLGTFLFEVLDYSSLNCLCAHIFDEIAKPQVLLAIIQIFEHNFFERCKFDSDSNKTYMNVVIEIITSLSQKLQGDVNISDHSFELLSRAFDQFTLLDEETLTAVELQFEITLKIFTIHQNSIFQRIVSSIENRGHDGAGRLIEGTFKLFDETTSNLRLKLMLYELLSSMKSYCIYASTTTTKFNTPAKLLNLPPFQISSFIRKTGKTDADEKADLGLQTIDPKTEDGSDRWFLFDKKESSYVCKLHCEPYHLINNYQSEGISSFNNSCLNLSLFNACFEKKNPS, encoded by the coding sequence ATGAGCCCTAGCAAGTACATTTTGACTGCACCGGATGACTTACATCCTTATGTACCTGTCAATGAGAGTCATCAGAACCCAGAATACCCAGATTTTGAACCTTGGAAGCACACTaaagaagaggatcaaATATTGCTGAACTTTGTGGCAAAAGGTTTCTACACAACTTCAAAGGtaaattttgaaagtaTATCAGCACGCTCCTCACTGCAAGAATCGTTACCAAAACTATCTGATCAACTAGCAGATCAGTTTTCTCGAGTACTTCGTATCagagaggaagaaataaaCCGGATACCTGCTACTGATGGCAGGTCTCAGCCTTCATTCAACGAACTCTGTGGACCTGGATTTTTATTACCCAGCAGAGTTACTTTAACAGAACATAGAAGAGAACTATGGCTTCAAGAATTAGGTTCATCCTTTGCTTCATTACCTAAGCTCTCCAAGCATATCCCCCATGGTCTCAAGAGAAGACAGGTTCTAGAACAATGTTGTGCTAAGCAAATACCGTTGAAGAGAGCCATTTGGTTGATCAAGTGCTGCTATTCGATGGAGTGGAAGATCAAAACATCAAAGAGCAAGGATTCGGAAGATGGAAGAACTCTGCAACCACTACTGACAAAGGAATGGACCGACAATTTTGTTTACATACTTGAGAAgctcatctttgaaatggTCCAATATGACAGCGACCCAGCTCAACTTAAGCGCTGGAGAGCCGAGGTTGGCTATTTTTTGAAACTACTTGGAAACTGCTATACACTTGAGCTAATAGATAAGGAGGTATTCCACCACTGGCTGGTTGAGTTTGGTGCCAAGGTCAAAAATTTCGAGTTTCTTCCACTGACGCTTCACATTTTGATGGTGTTCTGGGAAGGTATTTGCGGCTCAGGTAAAGGAGAAGGTTATAATGCGCAACCGCTTTTTCTGGTCTCCAAAGTTACCGAAATGCTATTAAGCAAATACCACATGGTATCACAAAATAAGTCAATGATCAATGACGAGAAGTATATTATCAAcgatatcaagaaaaatggtaAAATCAAAGactcaattctttcaacattaAAGATGTTGATACGCAGAGTATTTGAGAACAACTCTTTGGAAGCCTTTATTTTCTCTCACTCTAGCTGGGACCTTTACAAGCCAATCTTATATGATATTACCAGCACAGCTTCTAATGAATGCCCAGAGCTAACTAATGAGACCCGTAAAAAACTGGAGCTCATTAGTTACCGAAATGAATCATTAAGAATAAGAAAGCCATTAGTTCCAGCAGAAAATGGCGGGGAGGATACTGAGCCAAGTGGgtcaaatattttgaaactGCGATCGGTCGACATTGACCTCACAGCGAAACTTGATGACAATCCTGTTGATTTCGATTGGGCGTCCTACCTCGACCGAAACATGCTTCATGTAACCCAAATTCGACAACTATTCTTCTGGGCGATACATCCATCACGCACTACGCATTACGAAGCCAATCAACTAGTAGCCAAAATTatacttttgaagatcaacACCGTTGAGGCCTTCCAAGAGTATGCAGTCGAAGATGTCATCTGGTCTTTAGTATTTCAACTAGCAAAGTTAGACAGATCGACCAGATCCATGACGGTTGCGTTGCCTTCAATGTACCGCCTGCTCAACATACTCATAACATATGGGATCTTAAAGGTACCTGCGTATATTCGAAAGCTCATAAGTTCTGGTATCCTCTACTTACCGGAATCCAACGACAAGCTTGTTCACTGCGATGTTCTGATAAATCTCAAGATATCTCCTTTAATGAAAAGCCAATACAACATGGTGCTTAGGAATGTTATGGAGTATGATCCCTCATACTTTGAGAAGTACAATTTTGACATACTATTAGAAAAGGCGGAAAGTCTCAAGCAGGTCATTTCTGGAAAAGAAAATCCAGATATGGGGGAATACCCACTGAACATCAAAATAATGACGGCAGAATGGTACTTGACAAGAATTTGCTCCGGTGGCCCCACGTCGGTTGATAAATCAACTCTCATAAAGAActtccaaattttttgtGTGCGGTTGGATGCCACCCATTACTTCTACAAATGGATTGAATTTATTGTCTACCATCAGCTACTGGACAGTATCGAGGCACTAGAAGCCTTGATGGATATAATGCTTTGCTTTGGTAAGCTCTTTTCTCAATTCATTAATGACCATATTCTTTTTACAAAGACTTTCATCCTCATTTACACGAAAGatctgaagaacaaggacCCAAACGCCTATGCAGTGACATCTTTCATGCCATTTTGGAAGTTttttatcaagaatttctcaTCTGCTTTaaatattgatgaagatttaCGGACTGAGCTTTCGGCAGTCCACGAGGAAGAGAAggcaaaagttgaaagattggGCAAAAACAAGCAGGATGCATTGAATGTGTACTTGGCTCTCAATGAGCAGGCACTCAAAAACGTATCTTGGAACTTTACagagatctttcaaacaaGCCTGAGGGGCTTCTTGGAGGGTAAAGATATTGCTAGTCAGCGGCGCCCTAGAGGTAACCTTCTACTCCTGATGAGTACTAATATCAAGGAGTACAATAAGTTCATGtcgatttttttgaagaggaaagcATTCAAGCGAGAAAATTTGTTAAATCTGATAGCATCAAAGCTCTTGACATTTGAGCAGGTTCAGAATGTCCTTGATTTAGCGACGGTTTTGAATTTACTACCAATTGACAGCACCGAGCATGGactttattttgaatatCACAAAGAGCAGTACATCCTGAATAATTTCGAAACTGTTCTTGTTGCCTGCCAAAAAGACTTTTCTCATTACTATGGGACCTTTTTGGATGTCCTTCTGAAATATGGAACCAGATCTAAATTTGCTTCTGTCTCAAATAAGATGATAGCGAGAGTGCTGAAGAACAATCCTGTTACTCACAATCAAATATTACAGGATATGCTCCTCTACGGCGTGtctaaggaagaagaggacgaCGACAGTACTATTGATGAACCAAAGGCAGCAGCTTTGTACTCCATGCTTAACTTCACCAACCTATGGATCTTTCAGGCCTACACAAACTATCAAGTTGAATTAATTAGCAATTCGGATGCCTCGTCACTGGGAACATTCctctttgaagttctcGATTATTCTAGTTTGAACTGTCTTTGCGCTCatatctttgatgagattgcTAAACCGCAGGTATTACTGGCTATCATACAGATATTCGAGCATaatttctttgagagaTGCAAGTTTGATAGCGACTCCAATAAAACCTATATGAATGTCGTCATAGAGATCATCACATCGCTATCTCAAAAGCTCCAAGGTGATGTTAACATATCAGACCATAGTTTCGAGCTCCTCTCGAGAGCGTTTGATCAGTTCACGTTGCTGGACGAAGAAACTTTGACAGCAGttgaacttcaatttgaaataaCGTTAAAAATATTCACCATACACCAGAATTCAATCTTTCAGCGAATTGTAAGTTCAATTGAGAACAGAGGTCATGACGGAGCAGGAAGGTTGATCGAGGGTactttcaaactctttgacGAGACTACTTCAAACTTAAGGTTGAAATTAATGCTATATGAATTATTGAGCTCAATGAAATCGTATTGTATTTATGCCTCAACTACGACGACCAAATTCAATACACCAGCAAAACTACTCAACCTACCGCCTTTCCAAATTTCATCGTTCATCAGGAAGACAGGAAAGACCGATGCTGACGAGAAAGCCGACCTTGGGTTGCAAACCATTGACCCCAAAACTGAAGATGGGTCAGACAGATGGTTCTTGTTTGACAAGAAGGAATCCTCTTATGTCTGCAAGTTGCACTGTGAGCCTTACCATTTGATCAATAATTACCAGTCAGAAGGAATAAGTTCGTTCAACAATTCGTGTTTGAATCTGAGTTTATTCAATGCATGcttcgagaaaaaaaatcctAGCTAA
- the COQ2 gene encoding 4-hydroxybenzoate octaprenyltransferase (similar to Saccharomyces cerevisiae COQ2 (YNR041C); ancestral locus Anc_6.361) codes for MLLYRFGVQSLPTIRRSVLLSKVPIGIAFNRMVFQVTRMQSTKAPNETFTAKQLEEARLARINGLGPFVSKLPSKWIPYAELMRLEKPVGTWLLYIPCSWAILMGAMETGATIGHTAWMLGVFGIGALIMRGAGCTINDLCDRDLDNKVIRSVERPITSGRVSPKQAVAFLAGQTAVGVGILSQLPSACWWLGLSSLPLVFTYPLFKRFTYYPQLALSACFKWGALLGFPAMGIMDWSTMIPLYAGSVLWCMIYDTIYAHQDKAFDVKAGIKSTALAWGGKTKKICYAMATSQIALYTVAGINSGLMLGPGFIGGLSLFAYRLFTMIKKVDLDNPKDCWRAFTSNIDTGLYFSYALFFDFLLRSFGLL; via the coding sequence ATGCTGCTTTATAGATTTGGTGTGCAGTCATTGCCAACAATTCGGAGGTCAGTCCTCCTTAGTAAGGTTCCAATTGGAATTGCCTTCAATAGAATGGTCTTTCAAGTAACTCGAATGCAATCGACTAAGGCCCCGAACGAGACTTTTACTGCAAAACAGCTAGAAGAGGCCAGATTGGCTAGAATTAATGGGTTGGGTCCCTTTGTTTCGAAATTACCGTCAAAATGGATCCCATATGCGGAATTGATGAGGTTGGAGAAGCCGGTCGGTACTTGGTTACTGTATATACCGTGCAGTTGGGCCATTTTGATGGGGGCTATGGAAACTGGTGCCACAATTGGCCACACGGCTTGGATGCTTGGTGTATTTGGAATCGGTGCGCTGATTATGAGAGGTGCCGGCTGCACAATTAACGATCTATGTGACCGTGATCTTGATAACAAGGTCATTCGTTCGGTTGAAAGACCTATTACATCTGGAAGAGTGTCACCAAAACAGGCTGTTGCTTTTCTTGCGGGGCAGACTGCCGTTGGTGTTGGCATTTTAAGTCAACTACCATCAGCATGTTGGTGGTTAGGTTTGTCCTCTTTGCCGCTAGTGTTCACCTACCCATTGTTCAAGAGGTTTACATACTACCCCCAGCTAGCCCTTAGTGCATGTTTCAAATGGGGGGCACTTCTTGGTTTCCCAGCGATGGGTATCATGGACTGGTCCACAATGATCCCGCTATACGCTGGGAGTGTTCTATGGTGTATGATCTATGATACAATATATGCACACCAGGACAAGGCATTTGACGTCAAAGCCGGCATTAAATCTACCGCCTTGGCATGGGGTGGTAAGACCAAAAAAATATGCTATGCCATGGCCACTTCGCAAATTGCCTTATACACAGTGGCTGGTATCAACAGTGGATTGATGTTGGGTCCCGGATTCATCGGTGGATTATCTCTTTTTGCATACAGACTATTTAcaatgatcaagaaggtcGATCTTGATAACCCCAAGGACTGTTGGAGAGCATTTACCAGTAACATCGACACGGGTCTTTATTTCTCCTACGCTCTGttttttgatttcttgttgaGATCTTTCGGATTACTTTGA
- the MRX15 gene encoding Mrx15p (similar to Saccharomyces cerevisiae YNR040W; ancestral locus Anc_6.360): MSIPFSKVVSALIAKTAPEPIYSYKVPTLVKAGSVALSLVFFTYGATFADWSYESSQTVYKEADEDTRKDWKFLVKTFAPMGLTVIPFTLAIGALYAPSRIVTRVTYIPKVNGLPECELTRKSVIGGKEIKVVRKLSQIVRSGKTRVFTGVGHQGVEDKGSFIFFLSDRSPMAKSWIDKFYIFPRSGKFWGSDGRIFDALFGGDSIRDLELKTRIQQDGRLQDIKQDRTMLQEMIRENSTRAKFHSGSKVSKKIVGSK; this comes from the coding sequence ATGAGTATACCGTTTTCAAAGGTTGTGAGTGCTCTGATAGCCAAGACTGCACCAGAACCAATCTACTCCTACAAGGTTCCAACATTGGTGAAAGCCGGTTCTGTGGCGTTGTCATTAGTATTCTTTACCTATGGTGCTACTTTCGCAGATTGGTCCTATGAATCCTCACAAACTGTATACAAGGAGGCAGATGAAGACACCAGAAAAGATTGGAAATTCTTAGTCAAGACGTTTGCCCCAATGGGGCTAACTGTGATACCTTTCACGCTTGCAATTGGAGCCTTATATGCGCCCTCTAGAATCGTTACCAGAGTGACTTACATCCCCAAGGTAAATGGCTTGCCCGAGTGCGAATTAACTCGTAAATCTGTGATTGGTGGTAAGGAGATTAAAGTTGTTAGGAAACTGTCCCAAATTGTTAGAAGCGGTAAGACTCGTGTCTTTACCGGTGTGGGTCACCAAGGTGTAGAAGACAAAGGTTCgtttatcttcttcctgtCGGATCGTAGTCCGATGGCCAAGAGTTGGATCGATAAGTTTTATATATTCCCACGCTCAGGTAAATTCTGGGGCTCTGACGGACGTATCTTCGATGCATTGTTTGGTGGAGATTCCATACGTGATTTAGAACTGAAGACTAGGATTCAACAGGATGGTCGATTACAGGATATAAAACAGGATAGAACTATGCTACAGGAAATGATTCGAGAAAATTCAACAAGGGCTAAGTTCCATTCGGGGTCCAAagtttcgaagaagatcgTTGGTTCAAAGTAA
- the TRX3 gene encoding Trx3p (similar to Saccharomyces cerevisiae TRX3 (YCR083W); ancestral locus Anc_6.359) gives MFRTAITPLAIRPVTRTFVRTKGYSSITKLASMAEFESSIKASGLSVVDFYATWCGPCKAMAPHLSKLVQEYPDVDFYKVDVDESPEIAQHCGVSAMPTFVYAKGGKLLGKVVGANPNGIEQGIKDLK, from the coding sequence ATGTTTAGAACCGCTATCACCCCATTAGCTATTAGACCAGTCACTAGAACGTTTGTCAGGACCAAGGGCTACAGTTCCATTACTAAATTGGCCTCTATGGCAGAGTTTGAGTCCTCTATTAAGGCTTCTGGTCTCTCGGTAGTCGATTTTTATGCAACATGGTGTGGTCCTTGTAAAGCTATGGCTCCACACTTGTCGAAGTTGGTCCAGGAGTACCCAGATGTTGACTTTTACAAGGTTGATGTCGATGAGAGTCCTGAGATCGCTCAGCATTGCGGCGTGAGTGCAATGCCAACTTTCGTTTACGCTAAGGGTGGGAAGTTACTTGGAAAAGTGGTCGGTGCCAACCCTAATGGGATTGAACAAGGcatcaaggatttgaaatgA